In one Thermosipho ferrireducens genomic region, the following are encoded:
- a CDS encoding EAL domain-containing protein, translating into MFDFLYEYVEDIDLVSILKEKRYGFKKPVLLLVVKFPVKNENFDNVFERNMKNKLTAEFESILSNFFKPIFTTITPYYEFISVCEISGKYGNRYRFEKKIEDFENVILNYFIENVIVKISENNLKSFPEIVSLYLDFAVGYSFITSWNNIYLALDVAIERAKIRAKSKVIKLSDRFLDLFLKQEFDICWRPVIDIKKKKIKACEPLIVGSKGTGLEMPEVLQKIAVVNNFTENLNTLFFKKIFEEFVKLEKSVKIIINITMYSEDYLKELNDIFEEYNIPFERVILSFSAKDQDRLDFRIMEMLIDKNFYLMLNVNNFELSLNIFKMFLHEKNVFVRIEQNITFDLHFNVKKQDFIKKITNCFPNVIIQGRDEKTFEIASKVGCKYYQSSCGCFENYQLFLDEDIIKKL; encoded by the coding sequence ATGTTTGATTTTTTGTACGAATATGTTGAAGATATTGATTTAGTAAGCATATTAAAAGAAAAAAGATATGGCTTTAAAAAGCCAGTGTTATTATTGGTTGTAAAATTTCCTGTTAAGAATGAAAATTTTGATAATGTTTTTGAGAGAAACATGAAAAATAAATTGACAGCTGAATTTGAAAGTATTTTGTCTAATTTTTTCAAACCAATTTTTACAACAATAACACCTTATTATGAGTTTATCAGTGTGTGTGAGATTAGCGGAAAATATGGGAATAGATATCGGTTTGAAAAAAAGATTGAAGATTTTGAAAATGTGATTTTAAACTATTTTATTGAAAATGTTATTGTTAAGATAAGTGAAAACAATTTAAAAAGCTTTCCTGAAATAGTCTCATTATATTTGGATTTTGCTGTTGGATATTCTTTTATAACATCGTGGAATAACATTTATCTGGCACTGGATGTTGCCATTGAAAGAGCCAAGATCAGGGCAAAAAGTAAAGTAATTAAACTTTCCGATAGATTTCTGGATTTATTTTTGAAACAGGAGTTCGACATTTGCTGGCGTCCTGTAATTGATATAAAGAAGAAAAAAATAAAGGCCTGTGAACCACTTATTGTTGGTTCAAAGGGGACCGGTTTAGAAATGCCGGAAGTTTTACAGAAAATAGCAGTTGTTAATAATTTTACAGAGAATTTGAACACGCTTTTTTTTAAAAAAATTTTTGAAGAATTTGTTAAGTTAGAGAAATCGGTAAAAATTATAATCAATATAACTATGTATTCTGAAGATTATTTAAAAGAATTAAATGATATTTTCGAAGAATATAATATACCTTTTGAGCGTGTGATTTTAAGTTTTTCAGCAAAAGATCAAGATAGATTAGATTTTAGAATAATGGAAATGCTTATAGATAAAAATTTTTACCTGATGCTAAACGTAAATAATTTTGAACTATCTTTGAATATATTTAAAATGTTTCTTCACGAGAAAAATGTGTTTGTCAGAATTGAGCAAAATATAACTTTTGATCTGCACTTTAATGTCAAAAAGCAAGATTTTATTAAAAAAATAACTAACTGTTTCCCAAATGTTATTATTCAGGGAAGAGATGAAAAAACTTTTGAAATAGCTTCAAAAGTTGGTTGTAAATATTATCAAAGTAGTTGTGGTTGTTTTGAAAATTATCAACTGTTTTTAGATGAAGATATTATAAAAAAGCTATAA
- a CDS encoding alpha-mannosidase translates to MYRGKDKEIAHLKRMLSEIYPYSILERIIYKGWNVKGKEICLPYKWSGDRILFENKFKIGDKKVYMKAWFGGESLIYIDGKPVGEINIFHTEFDLAPFCDGNSHEIKVETVPRGLFGTKEESIFKESYLIVYDEELKKALNFAYNVIQVAEFTEDIYLSKKLMKLSEEFLSSVYIPRDTEEYLKNVLDNPAIIQEVSSVWNPPELEYSLKRENKIVKTSFFKYFYKFKEEVERLDLPKYGVVNLVGHAHIDYAWLWPIDETKRKIIRTFSNSVTLLKKYREFIYTQSSAKMYKDLKESCPELFGEIKELVKEGRWEPVGGMWVEPDCNIPSGESLVRQFYYGQKFFEKEFGKKSKVCWLPDVFGFSWILPQIIKEAGMEYFITTKLYWNESNEFPYDLCRWRGIDGSEIVYYSFKNLEEGYNGKISARSIINTWENFRHKDITSSILLSFGYGDGGGGPTEEMCENYYSLKKIPGIPYIKYSTVEDFVKELPDEDIPVWDGELYLELHRGTLTSQSRIKILHKKCEDKLREVEILNTIFNENYQKEIDGLWDVVLYNEFHDILPGSSINEVYKRAEKELNEILERVKFIKNKIVNEKIKDTISIFNPSSYPQKIRFELESLLNLEYKGKKLDVQKTFDKKYIYYLDEEIEPLTFANIKINNEPARLESRPFESDSLQVKIFDDGSFNVYHKKSGKYLFKEKGNILMLYKDIPYYWDNWDIDVNYEKSGVQLKANNVKTVEEGHLRKVIKVEYKVENSKITQFYIIWKDLELVEVKTIIDWHMRKSLLKALFPTNVLSRYGKYDLDLGYIQRPTHRNTNIERAKFEVLAHRWVSIEQPDFGVSLINNGKYGHRINENIIEISLIKAGTYPDFFADEGLHEFSYAIFPAFNVKDTIKVADNFNKCITTFRKSRNQNFRVKVFSDNFKIMSFRKISGDKIVLRIGEVVGTSGKVNIECSFAKKAFVTNILEEIKREIPIRDNKITVEYEPFKIYTFMFELKDNLK, encoded by the coding sequence ATGTATAGAGGAAAAGATAAAGAAATAGCTCATTTAAAAAGGATGCTTTCAGAGATATATCCGTATAGCATTTTAGAAAGAATAATTTATAAAGGCTGGAATGTTAAAGGTAAAGAAATTTGTTTACCATACAAATGGAGTGGGGATAGAATTCTTTTTGAAAATAAATTCAAAATAGGTGATAAGAAAGTTTACATGAAAGCATGGTTTGGTGGAGAAAGTCTTATATATATAGATGGGAAACCAGTGGGTGAGATAAATATCTTTCACACAGAATTTGATCTTGCACCGTTTTGCGATGGAAATTCCCATGAAATAAAGGTAGAAACTGTTCCCAGAGGCTTATTTGGAACAAAAGAAGAATCAATATTTAAAGAGTCTTATTTAATAGTTTACGATGAAGAGTTAAAAAAAGCACTGAATTTTGCTTACAATGTAATACAGGTAGCTGAATTTACCGAAGATATTTATCTTTCAAAAAAATTGATGAAATTGTCTGAGGAGTTTTTATCATCTGTTTATATTCCAAGAGACACTGAGGAATACCTTAAAAATGTTTTAGACAACCCTGCAATTATTCAGGAAGTGTCGAGTGTCTGGAATCCACCAGAACTTGAGTATTCTCTGAAACGTGAGAATAAAATTGTGAAAACCAGCTTTTTTAAATACTTTTATAAATTTAAAGAAGAGGTTGAAAGATTAGATTTACCAAAATATGGTGTTGTTAATCTTGTTGGACATGCCCATATTGACTATGCTTGGTTGTGGCCGATAGATGAAACGAAAAGGAAAATTATAAGGACATTTTCAAATTCAGTTACGCTTTTAAAAAAATACAGGGAGTTTATATACACACAATCTTCGGCAAAGATGTATAAAGATTTGAAAGAATCCTGTCCAGAACTTTTTGGTGAAATTAAGGAATTAGTAAAAGAGGGTAGATGGGAGCCGGTAGGTGGAATGTGGGTAGAACCAGATTGCAATATACCTTCCGGCGAGTCGCTTGTAAGACAATTTTATTATGGTCAGAAGTTTTTTGAAAAGGAATTTGGAAAAAAATCGAAAGTTTGCTGGTTACCTGATGTATTTGGTTTTTCGTGGATTTTGCCACAAATTATAAAAGAGGCGGGAATGGAATATTTTATAACCACGAAACTGTATTGGAATGAGTCAAATGAATTTCCCTACGATTTGTGCAGGTGGCGGGGAATAGATGGGAGTGAAATTGTATATTATAGTTTTAAAAATTTAGAAGAAGGATATAATGGAAAAATATCCGCAAGGTCTATAATCAACACCTGGGAAAATTTCAGACATAAAGATATTACTTCCTCAATTTTACTTTCATTTGGGTATGGCGATGGTGGTGGGGGGCCAACAGAGGAAATGTGTGAAAATTATTATTCGTTGAAAAAAATACCGGGTATTCCGTACATAAAATATTCTACTGTAGAAGATTTTGTTAAAGAATTACCTGATGAGGACATACCTGTCTGGGATGGAGAATTATATCTCGAACTTCATAGAGGAACACTCACGTCTCAGTCTCGAATCAAAATTCTCCACAAAAAGTGTGAAGATAAACTGCGGGAAGTAGAGATTTTAAATACTATTTTTAATGAAAATTATCAAAAAGAGATTGATGGGTTATGGGATGTTGTCCTGTATAATGAGTTTCATGATATTCTTCCAGGTTCATCAATAAATGAGGTTTACAAAAGAGCAGAGAAAGAATTGAACGAAATATTAGAAAGAGTGAAGTTTATAAAAAATAAGATAGTTAATGAGAAAATTAAAGATACAATATCAATTTTTAACCCATCTTCTTATCCACAGAAGATTCGATTTGAACTTGAAAGTTTATTAAATCTTGAGTATAAAGGTAAAAAATTAGATGTTCAAAAAACGTTTGATAAAAAATATATTTATTATTTAGATGAAGAAATTGAACCATTAACTTTTGCAAATATAAAGATAAATAATGAACCTGCCAGGTTAGAAAGCAGGCCTTTTGAGAGTGATTCCCTTCAGGTGAAAATCTTTGATGACGGAAGTTTTAACGTATACCATAAAAAATCAGGAAAATATCTTTTCAAAGAAAAGGGAAACATACTTATGTTGTATAAAGATATCCCATATTACTGGGACAACTGGGATATAGATGTTAATTATGAAAAATCTGGTGTCCAGCTTAAAGCAAATAACGTTAAAACAGTCGAAGAGGGACATTTAAGAAAAGTGATTAAAGTAGAGTATAAAGTAGAAAATTCAAAAATTACCCAATTTTATATAATCTGGAAAGATCTGGAATTGGTTGAGGTAAAAACAATTATAGATTGGCACATGAGAAAATCACTTTTGAAAGCTTTGTTCCCCACAAATGTTTTAAGTAGATACGGAAAGTACGATCTGGATTTGGGATACATTCAAAGACCAACTCACAGGAACACTAATATTGAGAGAGCCAAATTTGAGGTGTTGGCGCACAGATGGGTTAGTATAGAACAACCCGATTTTGGGGTTTCCTTGATCAACAATGGAAAGTATGGGCATCGTATTAACGAGAATATCATAGAAATTTCATTGATAAAAGCTGGAACGTACCCGGATTTTTTTGCTGATGAGGGGTTACATGAATTTTCTTATGCGATATTTCCAGCGTTCAATGTAAAAGACACCATAAAAGTAGCGGACAATTTTAATAAATGTATAACGACATTTCGTAAAAGTCGCAATCAAAACTTCAGGGTGAAAGTGTTTTCAGATAATTTTAAAATTATGTCTTTTAGAAAAATATCAGGAGATAAAATTGTATTAAGAATAGGTGAGGTTGTTGGAACGAGTGGTAAAGTTAACATAGAGTGCAGTTTTGCGAAAAAGGCTTTTGTTACCAATATTTTGGAAGAGATAAAACGTGAAATTCCTATAAGAGATAACAAAATAACAGTAGAATATGAACCTTTCAAGATATATACTTTTATGTTTGAGTTGAAAGATAATTTAAAGTAA
- a CDS encoding GntR family transcriptional regulator: protein MIPLYMKIANYLENMILKGKYSPGDKIPSENELAEQFQTTRTTVRKALSELEKKGIITKVSGIGTFVTEINIVSRKKIGIIVQNTQIIYGIIKFCSKIGSKCFVVERISDLEAEKNAIKELLSMGVDGIIMEPTVMSMANDILKSLLKDNFPVVFVDRNVDIGFSIPVVVNDNYHGGKVLGEHMRKNHKTKKALYVISEDLAISSVNERYKGISDGLKFSPQVVKVQKIDGDYSMLIPLSKKVDTIFFCNDMMAVRGITTLLNAKIRIPDDVKVVGYDNDYVSKVLSPKLTTVEQDLSLIGETAASIMVRLIKKEEFEFENKIHSKLVVRDSCGCGKCDRGGVKR from the coding sequence ATGATTCCGCTTTATATGAAAATAGCTAATTATTTAGAAAATATGATTTTGAAAGGTAAATATTCTCCTGGAGATAAAATTCCATCTGAGAATGAATTAGCCGAACAATTTCAAACTACAAGAACGACAGTAAGAAAAGCATTATCCGAGTTAGAAAAGAAGGGTATTATTACGAAAGTATCTGGAATAGGTACTTTTGTCACTGAAATAAATATAGTGTCAAGAAAGAAAATAGGAATAATAGTCCAGAATACTCAGATAATATACGGAATAATAAAATTTTGCTCGAAAATTGGTAGTAAATGTTTTGTAGTGGAGAGAATTTCAGATCTTGAAGCGGAAAAGAATGCTATTAAGGAATTACTTTCCATGGGGGTCGATGGAATCATAATGGAACCCACGGTAATGAGTATGGCAAATGATATTTTAAAATCGTTGTTAAAAGATAACTTCCCTGTAGTTTTTGTTGATAGGAATGTTGATATAGGCTTTTCTATTCCTGTTGTTGTGAATGATAATTATCATGGTGGAAAAGTTCTGGGAGAACACATGCGCAAAAATCATAAAACTAAAAAAGCTCTTTATGTAATAAGTGAAGATTTAGCCATATCAAGTGTCAACGAAAGATACAAGGGAATATCTGACGGTTTGAAGTTTTCTCCTCAGGTGGTGAAAGTACAAAAAATCGATGGAGATTATTCAATGTTAATACCTTTATCAAAAAAAGTAGATACTATATTTTTCTGTAATGATATGATGGCTGTTCGTGGGATTACCACACTTTTAAACGCAAAAATCAGAATACCAGATGACGTCAAAGTGGTGGGGTATGATAATGATTATGTATCAAAAGTACTTTCACCCAAACTTACAACAGTTGAGCAAGATCTATCATTAATTGGAGAAACGGCGGCATCAATAATGGTGAGATTAATAAAAAAGGAGGAATTTGAGTTTGAAAATAAAATTCATTCAAAGTTGGTTGTGAGAGATTCGTGTGGTTGTGGGAAATGTGATAGAGGTGGTGTTAAAAGATGA
- a CDS encoding glycoside hydrolase family 130 protein, with translation MIPWEDRPQNNGDVLWRYSKNPVILRDQAKNSNSIFNSAVVKFRNSFAGVFRVDDKNRNMNIRVGFSENGIDWKIADGPIEFIKENDEIESEYKYDPRVVFIEDRYWITWCNGYHGPTIGVGYTFDFERFYQVENAFLPYNRNGVLFPKKIRGKYAMLSRPSDNGHTAFGDIFYSESPDMIHWGKHRFVMGRGYTPWQSLKIGPGPGPIETDEGWLLFYHGVLLSCNGYVYSFGAALLDLDKPWKVIKRSKSYLLSPQKLYEQIGDVPNVVFPVSALVENDKIAIYYGAADTVTALAFGYIPEIIDWLKYEN, from the coding sequence ATGATTCCATGGGAGGATAGACCTCAAAATAACGGTGACGTTTTGTGGCGTTATTCTAAAAATCCTGTTATATTAAGAGATCAGGCGAAAAATTCGAATAGTATTTTTAATAGTGCAGTTGTGAAATTTAGAAATTCATTTGCTGGAGTTTTTAGAGTGGATGATAAAAATAGAAATATGAACATTAGGGTAGGGTTTAGTGAAAATGGAATTGATTGGAAAATAGCGGATGGTCCCATAGAATTCATTAAAGAAAATGATGAAATAGAAAGTGAGTATAAATATGATCCAAGAGTTGTTTTTATAGAAGATAGGTACTGGATAACCTGGTGTAATGGATACCATGGACCTACCATAGGTGTTGGATATACATTTGATTTTGAACGGTTTTATCAAGTAGAAAATGCATTTTTACCGTATAACAGAAACGGTGTCTTATTTCCAAAAAAGATTCGTGGAAAGTATGCTATGCTAAGTAGACCTTCTGACAACGGACATACTGCGTTTGGTGATATTTTTTACAGTGAAAGTCCTGATATGATTCATTGGGGAAAGCATAGATTTGTTATGGGAAGAGGGTATACCCCATGGCAATCTTTGAAGATAGGACCGGGCCCCGGTCCTATTGAAACAGATGAAGGATGGCTTTTATTTTATCACGGTGTACTTCTTTCATGTAATGGATATGTATACAGTTTTGGTGCAGCTTTATTGGATCTTGATAAACCCTGGAAAGTAATAAAACGTTCAAAAAGTTATCTTTTATCTCCTCAAAAGTTATATGAACAGATAGGCGATGTTCCAAATGTTGTTTTTCCAGTATCAGCACTTGTGGAGAACGATAAAATAGCCATTTATTATGGAGCGGCTGATACTGTAACTGCTCTTGCTTTTGGTTATATCCCGGAAATCATAGATTGGCTAAAATACGAAAATTAA
- a CDS encoding carbohydrate ABC transporter permease yields MKVKNLYVIRRSILLIITFIYLLPFFWMIGTSLKPDSELLAYPPTIFPENPDWSNYEKALNKFPFFTYLKNSIIITIGNLIGVLISAPFVAYGFSKINWKGRNFLFAVMMASVMLPGAVTMIPVFLIYKRLGWLDTFLPLIVPAFLGGGAMNVFLIRQFFNTIPNELLEAARIDGASDFKIFFKIMLPLSKPVLALISLFTFTGSWNNYIGPLIYITSENKYPLALGMPMFMSRYGTYWNQAMAAATLTLIPTVVFFFIAQKYLIEGIKLTGLK; encoded by the coding sequence ATGAAAGTGAAGAATTTATATGTTATTAGGCGGTCAATTCTTTTAATAATTACTTTTATATATTTGTTGCCTTTTTTCTGGATGATAGGTACATCACTTAAACCTGATAGTGAACTACTGGCATATCCCCCAACAATATTTCCAGAAAATCCAGATTGGTCTAATTATGAAAAAGCTCTGAATAAATTCCCTTTTTTTACTTACTTGAAAAATAGTATAATAATTACCATAGGAAATCTTATAGGAGTTCTGATTTCTGCTCCGTTTGTTGCGTATGGTTTTTCCAAGATCAATTGGAAAGGGCGGAATTTCTTATTTGCGGTGATGATGGCAAGTGTTATGCTTCCAGGAGCGGTGACAATGATTCCCGTATTTTTAATATATAAGCGTCTGGGGTGGCTTGATACTTTTCTTCCATTAATAGTTCCTGCGTTTTTAGGTGGTGGGGCGATGAACGTTTTTTTGATTCGTCAGTTTTTTAATACTATTCCCAATGAACTTTTAGAAGCTGCAAGAATAGACGGGGCAAGTGATTTTAAAATATTTTTTAAAATAATGTTACCTCTGTCAAAACCCGTATTGGCTTTGATATCTTTATTTACGTTTACAGGAAGCTGGAACAATTATATAGGTCCCCTTATTTACATTACCAGCGAGAATAAGTACCCACTTGCGCTTGGAATGCCAATGTTTATGAGTAGATATGGCACTTATTGGAATCAAGCAATGGCAGCAGCTACACTGACACTTATTCCAACTGTTGTATTTTTCTTTATAGCCCAAAAGTATTTAATTGAGGGAATAAAATTGACTGGTTTAAAATAA
- a CDS encoding carbohydrate ABC transporter permease: MKKNKQLRENIKGLIFISPWLIGFVVFTLFPFVASLYYSFTQFSITTEIKWVGVENYNKLFKDPLFWKSLKNTLVFAVGLVPLGLVVALGIAFLLNKPLKEVSFYRAAIYMPSIVPAFAFSAVIIWFFQPYLGLVNNVLDFFGINGPLWLDSEKWVKPTIIIAAQWGVGSAMLIFSAALKDIPRELYESAKIDGAGSFTMFRKITLPLITPTILYYLITSTIGALQIFDLPMLLTGGGPANASLSLGIYIYKHAFTYTNMGYASALSWILFILTFILTVIYFISSKKWVYYFGN; this comes from the coding sequence ATGAAAAAGAATAAGCAGCTAAGAGAAAATATAAAAGGGTTAATTTTTATATCTCCATGGTTAATAGGTTTTGTCGTTTTTACACTTTTTCCGTTTGTTGCTTCCCTTTATTACTCTTTTACTCAATTTAGTATTACGACTGAAATAAAATGGGTTGGTGTTGAAAATTACAATAAACTTTTTAAAGATCCTCTTTTCTGGAAGAGTTTAAAAAATACTTTAGTATTTGCCGTTGGTCTGGTTCCGTTAGGTTTAGTAGTTGCTCTTGGAATAGCATTTTTATTAAATAAGCCTTTGAAAGAAGTGTCATTTTACAGAGCAGCGATATACATGCCATCAATAGTGCCAGCATTCGCATTTTCCGCTGTAATAATATGGTTTTTTCAACCTTATCTTGGACTTGTAAATAATGTCCTGGATTTTTTTGGGATAAACGGTCCATTGTGGCTTGATAGTGAAAAGTGGGTTAAACCGACTATTATAATAGCGGCTCAGTGGGGCGTTGGTAGTGCTATGTTAATATTTTCTGCAGCTCTTAAAGATATCCCGAGGGAATTATACGAATCTGCAAAAATAGATGGAGCAGGAAGTTTCACAATGTTCAGAAAAATTACTTTGCCATTAATAACGCCTACTATTTTATATTATCTTATTACATCAACAATAGGTGCATTGCAAATTTTTGATCTTCCAATGCTACTTACCGGGGGAGGACCTGCCAATGCAAGTTTGTCTCTTGGAATATACATATACAAACATGCGTTTACTTACACAAATATGGGATATGCTTCCGCTCTCTCTTGGATTTTGTTTATTTTGACGTTTATTTTAACTGTAATATATTTTATTTCTTCCAAAAAATGGGTTTATTATTTTGGTAATTAA
- a CDS encoding endo-beta-N-acetylglucosaminidase, translating to MKSKFFVFLLIFVWSTLFSFIPESSYWYPNDIVDWSPETDVNAIYNVSHVPLAERVYGEPITKQARKDVKIMILSIMNSSTSGMPSQGSNNSFKRYPFTFWQYVDYLVAWAGSAGEGIIVPPSADVIDVAHKNGVYVLGTIFFPPNVYGGRRNWVDQLLKKENGEFIIADKLIEIAKYYGFDGWFINQETNGTKEFHVKKMIEFLNYMKRKAPWIKLIWYDAMSATGAVEWQGELNEKNVVFMINNGKRISDAIFVDFRWHSLKRPDTVINTEKTMKKYGISKSDVFMGFDLQARGYYTYSNWPKLINEDGSLKASLGLYCPSWSYYSSKEIEEFWKKEETLWIADHPVLKYNGKEDFFKIEWNKDYEQYKWQAPSKFVVEKSPVTKLPFVTFFNAGHGKAFFVDGVKVSEHEWNNRSLTDVFPTYRWKVDGVMPEISVDYSKAYYGGSSLKFSGKLEKGEESLITLYFTKLKIDTLSSFEAAVKGKGKVRVSLILTFYDNSEEEFLLKLGEDWEKTTYNLLAGRTIKYISLKIKALNSTNYSINLGMIGVIPEKEYDVKNVKGVQIDDVQFEEGLYAQINLHWDKSNAKYYEIYRMLNNGEKELIWVTYNNYTYITEIKRDGKEKETTLEIIGVSEGYTRSEPTKVTFTWPPYPKPKADFEVSDTIVFPGSKVTFKNLSSEVTEKVLWILPGASPNVSWDLTPTVEYPEEGVYSVALVAINTEGEDVKILNPLMVVTKKADKIRNLALGRRAYASSNVPTEKPSMAVDGTVENNSKWCAVGELPHWIVIDFEKEVIISKVVIKHAEAGHEAADWNTKDFRLQVSNDATNWKDVVVVRNNTKGITIHSFAPVKARYFRLFVETPTQVGDRAARIYEIEVYGLDSY from the coding sequence ATGAAAAGCAAATTTTTTGTGTTTTTACTTATTTTTGTATGGTCTACACTGTTTTCGTTTATTCCAGAAAGTTCATACTGGTATCCCAATGACATTGTTGACTGGTCGCCTGAGACCGATGTGAATGCTATTTATAATGTTTCACACGTACCGCTTGCAGAAAGAGTATATGGCGAACCTATTACAAAACAGGCAAGAAAAGATGTAAAGATAATGATACTATCTATAATGAATTCATCTACAAGTGGAATGCCATCACAGGGAAGTAATAATTCTTTTAAAAGATATCCATTTACATTCTGGCAATACGTTGATTATCTGGTTGCCTGGGCTGGATCAGCAGGTGAAGGAATAATTGTTCCACCAAGTGCAGATGTAATAGATGTTGCTCATAAGAATGGTGTTTATGTGCTTGGGACAATATTTTTCCCCCCAAATGTTTATGGGGGAAGGAGAAATTGGGTTGATCAATTATTAAAGAAGGAAAATGGGGAGTTTATAATAGCAGATAAACTGATAGAAATAGCGAAATACTATGGTTTTGATGGATGGTTCATTAATCAGGAAACAAATGGAACTAAGGAATTTCACGTGAAAAAGATGATAGAGTTTTTGAATTATATGAAAAGAAAAGCTCCCTGGATAAAGCTTATCTGGTATGACGCTATGTCAGCTACAGGAGCCGTTGAGTGGCAAGGTGAGTTGAATGAAAAAAACGTAGTATTTATGATAAACAATGGAAAAAGAATATCGGATGCTATATTTGTGGATTTTAGATGGCATTCTTTAAAAAGGCCGGATACGGTGATTAACACAGAGAAAACTATGAAAAAGTATGGAATTAGCAAGAGTGATGTGTTTATGGGATTTGATCTTCAGGCGCGCGGTTATTATACTTATTCTAATTGGCCAAAACTCATTAATGAAGATGGTTCATTAAAAGCTTCTTTGGGGTTATACTGTCCGAGCTGGAGTTATTATTCTTCAAAAGAAATAGAAGAATTCTGGAAAAAAGAAGAAACTTTGTGGATAGCAGACCATCCTGTTTTGAAATACAACGGTAAAGAGGATTTTTTCAAAATTGAGTGGAACAAAGATTATGAGCAATATAAATGGCAGGCGCCATCGAAATTCGTGGTTGAGAAATCTCCTGTGACAAAATTGCCGTTTGTTACGTTTTTCAACGCAGGACATGGTAAAGCGTTTTTTGTGGATGGTGTAAAAGTATCAGAACATGAATGGAATAATAGAAGTTTAACAGACGTATTTCCTACGTATAGGTGGAAAGTAGATGGAGTAATGCCAGAGATATCAGTTGATTATTCAAAAGCATATTATGGGGGAAGTTCTTTAAAATTTTCTGGAAAGCTTGAAAAGGGAGAAGAATCCCTGATTACATTGTATTTTACAAAGCTAAAGATAGATACGTTGAGCAGTTTTGAAGCGGCTGTAAAAGGTAAGGGAAAAGTGCGAGTTTCGTTGATATTGACTTTTTATGATAACTCTGAGGAAGAATTCCTGCTAAAACTTGGAGAAGATTGGGAGAAAACAACGTATAATCTTCTGGCTGGCAGAACAATAAAGTATATATCGTTGAAAATAAAGGCTTTAAACTCTACCAATTATAGTATTAACCTTGGAATGATTGGTGTTATTCCCGAAAAAGAATATGACGTTAAAAATGTTAAGGGTGTGCAAATAGATGATGTACAATTTGAAGAAGGATTGTATGCCCAAATAAACTTACACTGGGATAAATCTAATGCAAAATATTATGAGATATACAGAATGTTAAATAATGGGGAAAAAGAACTCATTTGGGTAACTTATAACAATTATACATATATAACAGAAATTAAGCGAGATGGGAAAGAGAAAGAAACGACTCTGGAAATAATAGGGGTATCCGAAGGTTATACAAGATCAGAACCCACAAAAGTCACATTCACATGGCCGCCTTATCCAAAACCAAAGGCAGATTTTGAAGTTAGCGATACAATAGTATTTCCTGGTAGTAAGGTAACTTTTAAGAATCTTTCGTCTGAAGTGACAGAAAAAGTTTTATGGATACTTCCAGGTGCCTCTCCCAATGTTTCATGGGATTTGACCCCTACAGTAGAATATCCAGAAGAAGGAGTATATTCTGTAGCTCTTGTTGCAATTAATACTGAAGGGGAAGACGTAAAAATATTAAACCCATTGATGGTTGTAACAAAGAAAGCGGATAAAATTAGAAATCTTGCTTTGGGAAGAAGAGCTTATGCCAGTTCAAATGTACCTACAGAAAAACCATCTATGGCAGTCGATGGAACAGTTGAGAATAACAGCAAATGGTGTGCCGTTGGGGAATTGCCGCACTGGATAGTTATTGATTTTGAAAAAGAAGTAATCATTAGTAAGGTTGTTATAAAACATGCAGAGGCGGGTCACGAAGCTGCCGATTGGAATACAAAAGATTTCAGATTGCAGGTAAGCAATGATGCAACAAACTGGAAAGATGTCGTTGTGGTAAGAAATAATACAAAAGGAATCACCATACATTCTTTTGCTCCGGTAAAAGCGAGATATTTCAGACTTTTTGTAGAAACTCCTACACAAGTTGGCGATAGAGCTGCAAGAATCTATGAGATAGAAGTGTATGGCCTGGATTCGTATTGA